In Microvenator marinus, one genomic interval encodes:
- a CDS encoding SDR family oxidoreductase, with the protein MKVLITGISGKIGRMVAERVLKSGHKVVGIDRRPWPDAPKGVKIFDADIRKRSAEEVVRKQKPDAIVHMATVTHLTALVTEDRQRVNLEGTRAIFDFAHEYGVGHVVFVGRHTYYGAGPDAPLYHNEDEPPVGVMTFPELADLVASDLYAGSALWRYPEMNTTVLRCVYTLGPSRHGTLASFLRGQKVPTILGYDPLFHFMHEFDVASAVCAALEHSPRGVFNVAGPQPVPLSLMIRVTGRNQFPIPESLFTRLTGKFGLPSLPPGAIAHIKYPIVIDGSRFKEATGFEHQWDEIQAMEAFRWS; encoded by the coding sequence ATGAAAGTTCTGATCACCGGAATCTCCGGAAAAATTGGGCGAATGGTGGCGGAAAGGGTCCTAAAGTCTGGGCATAAGGTCGTCGGAATCGACCGCCGCCCTTGGCCGGACGCCCCCAAAGGCGTCAAGATTTTTGATGCGGATATCCGGAAACGCTCCGCCGAAGAAGTGGTGCGAAAGCAAAAACCGGACGCCATCGTTCATATGGCCACGGTGACACACCTGACCGCGCTCGTCACCGAAGACCGCCAACGCGTCAATCTCGAGGGAACACGCGCGATTTTCGACTTCGCCCACGAGTATGGAGTTGGCCATGTTGTTTTCGTCGGCCGTCATACCTACTACGGCGCCGGTCCCGATGCGCCGCTCTACCATAATGAAGATGAACCGCCTGTTGGGGTCATGACTTTTCCCGAACTTGCCGATCTGGTGGCATCAGACCTCTATGCGGGCTCGGCGCTTTGGCGCTATCCGGAGATGAACACGACCGTGCTTCGATGTGTCTACACGCTTGGCCCGTCTCGGCACGGCACCCTCGCGAGCTTCTTGAGGGGCCAAAAAGTCCCCACCATTCTGGGCTACGACCCGCTCTTCCATTTCATGCACGAATTTGATGTAGCCAGTGCGGTTTGCGCCGCTTTGGAACATTCGCCGCGCGGGGTCTTCAACGTGGCGGGTCCACAGCCCGTGCCGCTTTCCTTGATGATTCGAGTTACGGGCCGAAACCAGTTCCCTATCCCAGAATCCCTCTTCACGAGGCTCACCGGAAAGTTTGGGCTTCCGTCACTTCCGCCCGGCGCCATCGCACATATCAAATACCCGATCGTCATTGACGGGTCGCGTTTCAAAGAGGCCACGGGATTTGAGCACCAATGGGACGAAATCCAAGCTATGGAAGCGTTCCGGTGGTCCTGA
- a CDS encoding lysophospholipid acyltransferase family protein: protein MRWLVDEDVQSRVRRIELPFNKYGIDPYGISQSHLDVFFSTLGWLYKHYFRVRTYGADRVPARGRAMLVGNHSGGVAVDGAMVLASMLLEKEPPRLAQGMAEKFLNRLPVSSQWTNRVGQFTGLPEHASRLLEDERLLMVFPEGARGTAKLYPERNSLVRFGTGFVRLALETKTPIIPFAFIGGGEVIPTVHNSLTLGRLIGAPYVPITPYLLPLPRPVPCEIYYGEPLVFEGTGKEDDEEIGAMVARVKTEIGRLIELGLERRDRRDSPMTEWEQQ from the coding sequence ATGCGATGGTTAGTCGACGAGGATGTTCAATCACGAGTGCGTCGAATTGAGCTTCCATTCAATAAGTATGGCATCGACCCGTATGGGATTTCGCAATCCCATCTCGATGTGTTTTTTTCGACCTTGGGCTGGTTGTATAAACACTATTTCCGGGTGCGAACCTACGGTGCAGACCGTGTTCCGGCGCGGGGTAGGGCGATGTTGGTGGGCAATCATAGCGGCGGTGTGGCTGTGGACGGAGCCATGGTTTTGGCCTCCATGCTCTTGGAGAAAGAGCCCCCTCGGCTGGCACAGGGCATGGCAGAAAAGTTCCTTAATCGCCTGCCCGTTAGCTCTCAATGGACCAATCGAGTGGGGCAGTTCACCGGACTTCCTGAGCACGCGTCTCGGCTGCTAGAAGATGAACGTCTTCTGATGGTTTTTCCCGAGGGCGCACGCGGGACCGCCAAGCTCTATCCTGAAAGAAACTCACTCGTGCGTTTTGGGACTGGATTCGTCCGGCTGGCTCTTGAAACCAAGACCCCAATCATTCCTTTCGCGTTTATTGGTGGCGGTGAAGTCATCCCGACCGTGCACAATTCGCTCACGCTCGGCCGGCTTATCGGAGCGCCCTACGTGCCGATCACGCCCTATCTTCTTCCGCTTCCTCGGCCAGTTCCTTGTGAAATATACTATGGGGAACCCTTGGTTTTTGAGGGCACCGGCAAAGAGGACGATGAGGAGATTGGGGCGATGGTGGCCAGGGTCAAAACGGAGATTGGTCGCCTCATCGAGCTCGGACTCGAGCGCCGTGATCGTCGCGATTCACCTATGACCGAGTGGGAGCAGCAATGA
- a CDS encoding extensin family protein, whose protein sequence is MKRIKFVVGVTALMLSAVGCGDEVIVDGPLEPVTDMDLGVDVDTPDMAEEPDDQGVPDASEPDMTVIDPGPVPNEGWIGGACMTNAECDFDGAICDTAKPDGQCTQACERTCPDKDGNNTVTFCITDGGQGRCVSRCDYELFEGTGCRDGYECRIEERHNEPGTQQAVCVPEGSENPDATTACLQELDRLGVLWSPWSHTTEYDDGLACTIDDPIRVASPINGIEYRYYSQATSSTMPVACELAVALHKLGDVLKEYDIDTVLHIGTYNCRKIAGTSSISQHGYAKAIDIWGFETEDGTRMVLEEDWEHNTESFSNDTARILYEVGQRMHTDRIFNIVLTPNYNSAHDNHFHVDLSEGANFIGKSLPDYYIGDEHWERCPH, encoded by the coding sequence ATGAAGAGAATCAAATTTGTGGTTGGAGTGACTGCACTTATGCTGTCGGCGGTAGGCTGTGGCGATGAAGTGATTGTGGACGGCCCCCTAGAGCCGGTGACGGACATGGATTTGGGTGTCGATGTTGACACGCCAGATATGGCCGAGGAACCCGATGATCAGGGCGTGCCCGACGCCTCCGAGCCCGATATGACGGTGATTGACCCGGGACCAGTGCCCAACGAGGGTTGGATCGGCGGGGCGTGTATGACCAATGCCGAGTGCGATTTTGACGGTGCGATCTGCGATACCGCCAAACCTGACGGTCAATGCACACAGGCGTGTGAGCGCACGTGTCCAGACAAAGATGGCAACAACACCGTGACTTTCTGCATCACCGATGGCGGGCAAGGGCGCTGTGTATCGCGCTGCGACTACGAGCTTTTTGAGGGGACGGGCTGCCGCGACGGTTATGAATGTCGAATCGAAGAAAGGCATAACGAACCCGGCACGCAACAAGCCGTTTGTGTTCCCGAAGGTTCTGAGAATCCAGACGCTACCACTGCATGTTTGCAGGAGTTGGACCGGTTAGGAGTACTCTGGTCGCCTTGGTCTCATACCACCGAATATGATGATGGATTGGCCTGTACCATCGACGATCCGATTCGCGTGGCGAGTCCAATCAACGGCATTGAGTATCGCTACTATAGTCAGGCAACCTCAAGTACCATGCCGGTGGCGTGCGAGCTCGCCGTGGCACTACACAAGCTCGGAGACGTGCTCAAGGAATACGATATCGACACCGTGCTCCATATCGGTACATACAACTGCCGAAAAATCGCGGGCACCTCGTCTATCTCGCAGCACGGCTACGCCAAAGCCATTGATATTTGGGGCTTTGAGACCGAGGACGGCACGCGCATGGTTCTCGAAGAGGATTGGGAGCACAACACCGAATCGTTCTCCAACGACACGGCTCGAATCCTCTACGAGGTTGGGCAGCGAATGCATACCGATCGGATCTTCAATATCGTGCTGACGCCAAACTACAACTCAGCCCACGATAACCACTTTCATGTGGATCTGTCTGAGGGCGCGAATTTTATTGGAAAGTCGCTCCCAGACTACTACATCGGCGATGAGCACTGGGAGCGTTGCCCGCATTAA